From Hippea alviniae EP5-r, the proteins below share one genomic window:
- the glgB gene encoding 1,4-alpha-glucan branching protein GlgB, with protein MVDYSFSLFTDYDIYLFKEGTHYRLFEKLGCHLIEDGAYFAVWAPNAVYVSVVGDFNNYDPKAHPLKKRKDFSGIWEGFIKGVKKGQTYKYFIYSDIDKRKRYKADPFAFFSEKPPKSASVVWDIENYKFNDDKWMRERASKNNINAPISIYEVHLGSWRRKVEENNRFLTYTEAAEELANYLVEMNYTHVEILPIMEHPFDGSWGYQVLGYFAPTSRYGKPEEFMQFVDIMHHTGIGVILDWVPSHFVLDDHGLAKFDGTCLYEHEDPRKGYHPQWNSAIFNYGRNEVKEFLISNAVFWLEKYHIDGLRVDGVASMIYLDFARKPGEWIPNQYGGRENLEAIEFLKELNKTVYGMFDGIMTIAEESSAFPKISWPVYSGGLGFGFKWNMGWMHDTLDYFKSDPIYRQYNHNKLTFSIWYAFSENFILPLSHDEVVHMKGSLINKMPGDYDTKFANLRALFGYMMAHPGKKLLFSGGEFAQFREWNYAESLDWHLLDFPKHKGVQTLIKELNKIYKTKRALYLYDSKPEGFEWLDVNNHSQNIIAFLRKSDRIDETIVVVCNFSGIEQRYRLALPFGGMWHEIFNSQLEKYGGFVKELKGFEAENIPCYGREFSIEINLPPLSVVYLEPF; from the coding sequence ATGGTTGATTACTCATTCTCTCTTTTTACCGATTACGACATATATCTCTTCAAAGAAGGAACGCATTATAGGCTGTTTGAGAAGCTGGGTTGCCATCTAATTGAAGATGGTGCATATTTCGCCGTTTGGGCTCCAAATGCAGTCTATGTAAGCGTCGTTGGTGATTTTAACAATTACGACCCAAAAGCCCATCCTTTGAAAAAACGAAAAGACTTCTCTGGCATTTGGGAAGGCTTTATAAAAGGCGTTAAAAAAGGGCAAACATACAAGTATTTCATCTATTCGGACATAGACAAAAGAAAAAGATACAAGGCAGACCCATTTGCCTTTTTCTCAGAGAAACCGCCAAAATCCGCATCTGTTGTTTGGGATATAGAAAACTATAAATTCAACGACGATAAATGGATGAGAGAAAGGGCATCGAAAAACAACATAAACGCTCCGATTTCCATCTATGAAGTGCATCTTGGCTCATGGAGAAGAAAAGTCGAAGAGAACAACCGATTTTTAACATATACAGAAGCTGCAGAAGAATTGGCTAATTATCTTGTTGAGATGAACTATACGCATGTTGAGATACTGCCAATAATGGAGCATCCATTCGACGGTTCGTGGGGCTATCAGGTTTTAGGCTATTTTGCTCCAACTTCTCGATACGGCAAACCAGAAGAGTTTATGCAGTTTGTCGATATCATGCATCATACGGGTATAGGTGTTATCTTAGACTGGGTGCCGAGTCATTTTGTTTTAGACGACCATGGGCTTGCAAAATTTGACGGAACCTGTCTTTATGAGCATGAAGACCCACGAAAAGGTTATCATCCGCAGTGGAACAGTGCGATATTCAACTATGGAAGAAATGAAGTTAAAGAGTTTCTGATAAGCAATGCTGTCTTTTGGCTTGAGAAGTATCACATAGACGGGCTAAGGGTTGATGGTGTGGCAAGCATGATATACTTGGATTTTGCACGAAAGCCCGGCGAGTGGATACCCAATCAATACGGCGGAAGGGAGAATTTAGAAGCCATTGAATTTTTAAAAGAGCTCAACAAGACGGTTTACGGCATGTTTGACGGCATAATGACGATAGCCGAAGAGTCCAGTGCATTTCCAAAGATTAGCTGGCCTGTCTATTCGGGTGGTTTGGGTTTTGGTTTTAAATGGAACATGGGATGGATGCACGATACACTTGACTATTTCAAGTCAGATCCGATTTACAGACAATACAACCACAACAAGCTGACATTCAGCATCTGGTATGCTTTCAGCGAAAACTTCATACTGCCGCTGAGCCATGACGAAGTTGTCCACATGAAGGGCTCTTTAATCAACAAAATGCCGGGTGATTATGATACGAAGTTTGCCAATTTAAGGGCGTTGTTTGGGTATATGATGGCTCATCCGGGCAAAAAGCTTCTATTCAGCGGTGGTGAGTTTGCACAGTTTAGAGAGTGGAATTATGCCGAAAGCTTAGATTGGCATCTGCTTGACTTTCCCAAGCATAAAGGCGTTCAAACCTTGATAAAAGAGCTAAACAAAATTTACAAAACAAAACGGGCTTTATACCTTTACGATTCAAAGCCTGAAGGGTTTGAGTGGTTAGATGTGAATAATCACTCTCAAAACATAATAGCCTTCCTGCGAAAATCTGACAGAATAGACGAAACCATTGTCGTTGTATGTAATTTCTCAGGTATAGAGCAGAGATACAGACTCGCCCTGCCCTTTGGTGGTATGTGGCATGAGATATTCAACTCTCAGCTTGAAAAATACGGCGGCTTTGTAAAGGAGTTAAAAGGCTTCGAAGCAGAAAATATACCCTGCTATGGCAGAGAGTTTAGCATAGAGATAAACTTGCCGCCGTTATCCGTTGTCTATCTTGAGCCTTTTTAA
- the glgP gene encoding alpha-glucan family phosphorylase, producing MERDKLFPYLIDERFSKSVAYFSMEFAIDQALKTYAGGLGFLAGSHMRSANHKRQNMVGVGILWSYGYYDQSRNEDNTMKVEFRRKFYYFIEDTGARVEVKINGKPVIVKAYFLPPNVFETVPVFLLTTDCLENDYLSRTISYKLYDNNEKTRIAQEIVLGIGGVKILKELGLNIDIYHLNEGHALPLAFELMKDYLELEELKKHIVFTTHTPEKAGNEEHDVKLLEEMGFFGDFKAEEIQNKLDYHDKNFCLTVAALKLAKRANAVSKIHHKVSNELWKNIKGRCEIISITNAQNMHYWADKHLLTYLQEHEDYQLAAWKKHLKRLLFEEVADQTGKIFDPHILTIVWARRFVEYKRPWLLIYDMERFRNLVNNKDYPIQIIWAGKPYPEDYRGIGMFNELVLMAKEFKNVAVLTGYELRLSKMLKQGADIWLNTPKWGREASGTSGMAAAANAAIHFSIDDGWHAEFEKDEINCFTIRHADPNLPIEEQDRRDYLTMMEKLETTILPMYYEDEDRWLEIVKTSMNDVMAYFDSSRMAVEYYEKLYNP from the coding sequence ATGGAAAGAGATAAATTATTCCCCTATTTGATAGATGAGAGATTTTCAAAAAGCGTTGCCTATTTTTCTATGGAGTTTGCAATAGACCAGGCTTTAAAGACATACGCCGGTGGTTTGGGCTTTTTGGCAGGTTCTCACATGAGAAGTGCAAATCATAAAAGGCAAAATATGGTGGGTGTTGGGATATTGTGGAGCTATGGCTATTACGACCAGAGCAGAAACGAAGACAATACGATGAAGGTGGAATTCAGAAGAAAGTTTTACTATTTCATAGAAGATACAGGCGCAAGGGTTGAAGTAAAGATAAACGGCAAGCCTGTAATAGTGAAGGCTTATTTTCTGCCGCCAAATGTTTTTGAAACCGTGCCTGTGTTTTTGCTTACGACAGACTGCCTTGAAAACGATTATCTCTCACGAACGATAAGCTATAAACTCTATGACAACAACGAAAAGACACGCATAGCTCAGGAGATTGTTTTGGGTATTGGTGGCGTCAAGATACTCAAAGAACTCGGTTTGAATATCGATATTTACCATCTAAACGAAGGCCATGCCTTGCCGCTTGCCTTTGAACTTATGAAGGATTACCTTGAGCTTGAAGAGTTAAAGAAACACATCGTCTTTACGACGCATACGCCAGAGAAGGCTGGAAACGAAGAGCACGATGTAAAACTGCTTGAAGAGATGGGCTTTTTTGGTGATTTTAAGGCAGAAGAGATACAAAATAAGCTTGATTATCACGATAAGAACTTCTGTCTAACCGTTGCAGCTTTGAAGCTTGCAAAAAGGGCAAATGCCGTATCCAAAATTCATCACAAGGTATCAAACGAGCTGTGGAAGAATATAAAAGGTAGGTGCGAGATTATCAGTATAACAAATGCCCAAAACATGCACTATTGGGCTGATAAGCACCTGCTTACATATCTTCAGGAGCATGAAGATTATCAGCTTGCGGCATGGAAAAAGCATCTAAAAAGACTTCTGTTTGAAGAAGTTGCGGACCAGACAGGTAAAATCTTTGACCCACATATCCTAACTATTGTTTGGGCAAGAAGGTTTGTTGAATATAAAAGGCCGTGGCTTTTGATATACGACATGGAAAGGTTTAGAAATCTCGTAAACAACAAAGATTATCCTATACAGATTATCTGGGCTGGAAAGCCATATCCAGAAGATTATCGTGGCATAGGTATGTTTAACGAGCTTGTTTTGATGGCTAAAGAGTTCAAAAATGTTGCTGTTCTTACAGGATATGAGCTGAGACTCTCAAAGATGCTTAAACAGGGTGCGGATATCTGGCTCAATACTCCAAAATGGGGCAGGGAAGCAAGTGGCACAAGTGGTATGGCAGCAGCGGCAAATGCAGCCATTCACTTCTCCATTGACGATGGTTGGCATGCAGAGTTCGAAAAGGACGAGATAAACTGTTTCACCATAAGGCATGCAGACCCAAACTTGCCAATAGAAGAGCAGGATAGAAGGGATTATCTAACAATGATGGAAAAGCTTGAGACGACAATTCTGCCGATGTATTACGAAGATGAAGATAGATGGCTTGAGATAGTTAAAACAAGCATGAACGATGTTATGGCGTATTTCGACTCATCAAGAATGGCAGTTGAGTATTATGAAAAACTTTATAATCCTTAA
- a CDS encoding DUF4931 domain-containing protein, translating to MSEIRFDLIHNEYALISPERLHRPNCYATVGNKTLDNRQYDCPFCEGNEHLTPPEIFALRNNEPNKAGWKVRVIPNLYKAVQIETPFGSKEAGHYEVWNGYGAHEVIIDTPRHITKMNQLSKDEYFNWLHVLRLRVADLKNDKKMIYATLFKNHGHYAGATQSHPHTQLIALPILPKQKLSWFRYAFEYYKRNSRSIFDTVIEKEKNDSVRVIAEDNYFIAFAPFASSFAFEVMIISKIQETSTIVDLTDKNINALAKFLRRIIRAFYKQLGNFDFNLVFGLPPLNKNYVSEEFFDKLNLFWRFHIRILPRLFSLGGFEFESGVHINPVSPEDAAAFLRDSLEGE from the coding sequence ATGTCTGAAATCAGATTTGACCTTATACACAACGAGTATGCACTCATATCACCAGAAAGGCTGCACAGACCGAACTGCTATGCAACCGTCGGTAATAAAACATTGGACAACAGACAATATGACTGCCCTTTCTGTGAAGGCAACGAGCATCTAACACCACCTGAGATATTCGCATTGAGAAACAATGAGCCCAATAAGGCTGGCTGGAAGGTTAGAGTCATACCAAACCTTTACAAAGCCGTTCAGATAGAAACACCGTTTGGCTCTAAGGAAGCAGGTCATTATGAAGTCTGGAACGGATACGGTGCACATGAAGTCATCATAGACACGCCAAGACATATAACAAAGATGAATCAGCTAAGCAAAGACGAGTATTTCAACTGGCTGCATGTGTTAAGGTTGAGAGTTGCAGACTTAAAGAACGACAAAAAGATGATATATGCAACGCTGTTTAAGAATCACGGACATTACGCAGGTGCAACACAATCTCATCCACATACACAGCTAATCGCACTGCCCATTCTTCCAAAACAGAAGCTGAGCTGGTTTAGATATGCCTTTGAGTATTACAAGAGAAACTCACGCAGTATCTTTGACACCGTTATAGAAAAGGAAAAAAACGATAGCGTAAGGGTAATAGCAGAAGACAATTATTTTATCGCCTTTGCTCCATTTGCTTCTTCATTTGCCTTTGAAGTTATGATAATAAGCAAAATTCAAGAGACTTCCACGATTGTTGATTTGACGGATAAAAACATAAATGCACTCGCTAAGTTTTTAAGAAGAATTATCAGGGCGTTTTACAAGCAGCTTGGGAATTTTGACTTCAATCTTGTCTTTGGTCTGCCGCCATTGAATAAAAACTATGTAAGCGAAGAGTTTTTTGATAAACTAAATCTGTTCTGGCGTTTTCATATAAGAATATTGCCAAGGCTTTTCTCTTTGGGTGGGTTTGAGTTTGAAAGTGGCGTTCATATCAACCCTGTTTCGCCTGAAGACGCTGCGGCATTTTTAAGAGATTCGTTGGAGGGAGAGTAA
- a CDS encoding ROK family protein — protein sequence MRLAVDIGGSYLKYEALDSNLKGKVSVKEIEIIEFLKELIEKHRINKVAVSFAGQVKDSKIISAPNINLKNIDLKEELGVEVILKNDLYCAALSEAHFFNSNNLVALYSGTGLGCGVVLDGKPILSDALYGCEIGHIGYKKAPFRCGCLKDNCLELYASGSGIEKWAEFYNLDNSDLCYLYEIKHKIAEEYLEALAFAVGVVVAIFNPEIVVLGGGIVKRCGFVLNEVRKRAKRYAMPAAFNGLRIEKTQIENGSLEGAKLLLK from the coding sequence ATGAGACTTGCCGTTGACATAGGTGGCAGCTATCTAAAATACGAAGCTTTGGATAGCAATCTTAAAGGCAAAGTTTCAGTAAAAGAGATTGAGATAATCGAGTTTCTTAAAGAACTGATAGAAAAACACAGAATAAACAAGGTTGCTGTATCATTTGCCGGACAGGTTAAAGACAGCAAGATAATCAGTGCACCAAACATAAACTTAAAAAACATTGACCTTAAAGAAGAACTTGGCGTTGAAGTCATATTAAAAAATGACCTTTACTGCGCTGCATTATCAGAAGCACACTTTTTTAACTCTAACAACTTAGTTGCTCTCTATTCGGGCACTGGCCTTGGATGTGGCGTCGTTTTGGACGGTAAACCCATTTTAAGTGATGCTCTATACGGGTGTGAGATTGGCCATATTGGATACAAAAAAGCGCCGTTTAGGTGCGGCTGCTTGAAAGATAACTGTCTTGAGTTATACGCATCTGGCAGCGGCATAGAGAAGTGGGCTGAGTTTTATAACTTAGACAATAGCGATTTGTGTTATCTGTATGAGATAAAGCACAAGATAGCAGAAGAGTATTTAGAAGCCTTGGCATTTGCCGTTGGCGTTGTTGTGGCTATTTTTAATCCAGAGATTGTTGTGCTCGGCGGCGGGATAGTAAAAAGATGCGGTTTTGTCCTAAATGAAGTCAGAAAAAGGGCAAAGAGATATGCAATGCCAGCTGCATTTAACGGTTTAAGGATAGAAAAGACACAGATTGAAAACGGCTCTTTAGAAGGAGCAAAGCTATTGTTAAAATGA
- a CDS encoding glycogen synthase, whose amino-acid sequence MKILFAAAELLGYAKSGGLADVSFSLPKALGKFHETVRVVPAYEFAGLLGSKVFEFSVFGEDVSVYLDDFGNIKTYFVFNETLSKAEHIYTQGENEPLRFAIFSKSIIEIAKRLNMEVLILNDWHTAVASYYAKIESLKAKTILVIHNLCYQGVFDSSILERAGIRHEHFTPDAFEFYGKLNMLKGGIAFCDKLITVSKRYAEEILTEQFGCGLDGFLLKNKDKLTGILNGIDYDEFNPENDRFLRFNFSLKNLQGKWLNKRALIKDIGLKNASRPLFAFIGRLTQQKGIELLKKYMDRLLEKEINFVMIGDGKTQDFKDFSKYSNFYFKEGYDESFARNLYAASDFILVPSEFEPCGLTQLIGFRYGVIPIARAVGGLKETINEDFNKPSCGAGFLFEKEEEFLQKIEEAIKLFKNKNQLNLIRKFNMQCDFSADRSAKEYLKVLEEL is encoded by the coding sequence ATGAAAATCCTATTTGCTGCAGCTGAGCTCTTGGGTTATGCAAAGAGTGGCGGGCTTGCCGATGTATCATTTAGTCTTCCAAAGGCCTTGGGTAAATTTCATGAGACTGTGCGTGTTGTTCCAGCTTATGAGTTTGCAGGCCTTTTGGGCAGCAAAGTCTTTGAATTTTCCGTATTTGGCGAAGATGTGAGCGTGTATCTTGATGATTTTGGAAACATAAAAACATACTTTGTTTTTAACGAGACGCTCAGCAAAGCAGAGCATATCTATACTCAAGGCGAGAACGAACCTTTACGCTTTGCCATCTTTAGCAAAAGCATAATCGAGATTGCAAAAAGATTGAATATGGAAGTTTTGATTCTAAACGACTGGCATACTGCAGTTGCTTCCTATTATGCAAAAATTGAAAGCCTAAAAGCAAAAACCATACTTGTTATCCACAATCTATGCTATCAGGGTGTGTTTGACTCATCTATATTGGAAAGAGCTGGTATAAGACATGAGCATTTTACACCGGATGCGTTTGAGTTTTACGGTAAATTAAACATGCTAAAAGGTGGTATAGCCTTCTGTGATAAGCTTATAACGGTAAGCAAAAGGTATGCAGAAGAGATACTAACAGAACAGTTTGGCTGTGGGCTTGATGGTTTTCTTCTTAAAAACAAAGATAAACTTACAGGTATACTAAACGGCATAGATTACGATGAGTTTAATCCTGAGAATGACAGATTTTTAAGATTCAACTTCTCTTTGAAAAACTTACAGGGCAAATGGCTAAACAAACGGGCACTAATCAAGGATATAGGTTTAAAAAACGCTTCAAGGCCGCTGTTTGCATTCATAGGCAGACTAACTCAACAAAAGGGCATTGAACTTTTAAAGAAGTATATGGATAGGTTGCTTGAGAAAGAGATAAACTTTGTGATGATTGGAGATGGTAAAACCCAAGATTTTAAGGATTTTTCCAAATATTCAAACTTTTACTTCAAGGAAGGATACGATGAGTCGTTTGCACGAAACCTGTATGCAGCGTCTGATTTTATTCTTGTGCCAAGTGAGTTTGAGCCATGTGGACTTACTCAGCTTATAGGATTTAGATATGGTGTCATACCCATTGCAAGGGCTGTCGGTGGACTAAAAGAGACCATAAATGAAGATTTTAATAAACCAAGCTGCGGTGCTGGTTTTCTGTTTGAGAAGGAAGAAGAGTTTTTACAAAAGATAGAAGAAGCTATAAAGCTATTCAAAAACAAAAACCAGCTAAACCTTATAAGAAAGTTCAATATGCAGTGTGATTTTTCAGCAGACAGAAGCGCCAAAGAGTATCTGAAGGTTTTAGAAGAGCTATGA
- a CDS encoding alpha-amylase/4-alpha-glucanotransferase domain-containing protein translates to MFLFGVHMHQPVDNFKSAIDKAVKECYLPFFETVYEFKGFKFSLHCSGWLFNKIKNEYNELFELIKELVFSGRVELFGGGYYEPILSAILPKDRIGQLKKLNQFIEDNFEVSPKGVWIAERVWDESIIEQLTDANFEYAVLDDHHFFVSGIEEIKGYYLTEYAYKRFAVFPILRKLRYALPFYNSQEAIELIKSLNFAPVFDDLEKFGLWPNTHKWVFEDGWLKQFLKKLKESNIETGLFGDFFKNEKPAGLVYLDNVSYVEMGKWSLNSNTQLIIEKAKEILNANGFDSELIVRDGQWKNFFVKYEESNWIHKRMLELSSIPLRREKYKDCIYRLQTNDVFWHGVFGGIYLPNLRDNAYRYLIECENMLRRIDAIEIRDTNIDGYDEVKFFSPEIIAIFDSRYGGQLVELDDRKTLFNFQNTLTRREEPYHYTLRYEEETEHKGAIDTIHSSKMQLDGSLREHLNFDWYLKRSFIDHITNQWLNQENFYKCNFREYSDFANQPFEYSKYDDGIEFFRNGGIYEETGSFKAYLSKRFTKRKNGFEFDILLETESRNGYLYFLELNLHFADYSKVKIDTKGFNGNYEESGIGMFVIEDGFTNRLIRFRLDNMFKLIVVPLNTISKSEKGFELTTQGLSFAIVLPFSRSLKLKGELELSYV, encoded by the coding sequence ATGTTTCTGTTTGGCGTTCACATGCATCAGCCTGTTGATAACTTCAAAAGTGCTATCGATAAGGCTGTGAAGGAGTGCTATCTGCCGTTTTTCGAGACGGTTTATGAGTTTAAAGGGTTTAAGTTTTCACTGCACTGCAGCGGCTGGTTGTTTAACAAGATAAAAAATGAATACAACGAGTTGTTTGAACTGATAAAAGAGCTTGTCTTTTCTGGAAGGGTTGAGCTGTTTGGTGGCGGATACTATGAGCCGATACTTTCTGCTATTCTGCCAAAGGACAGGATTGGCCAGCTAAAAAAACTCAATCAGTTTATAGAAGATAACTTTGAAGTCTCACCAAAAGGCGTATGGATAGCAGAAAGGGTATGGGATGAGAGTATCATTGAACAGCTGACAGATGCCAATTTTGAATATGCTGTCCTTGACGACCATCACTTCTTCGTATCAGGTATAGAAGAGATTAAAGGCTATTATCTAACCGAATACGCATATAAGAGATTTGCCGTATTTCCCATATTGAGAAAATTGAGATATGCCCTGCCCTTTTACAACTCACAAGAAGCAATAGAGCTTATAAAAAGTTTAAATTTTGCACCTGTGTTTGATGACCTTGAGAAGTTTGGATTGTGGCCTAATACACACAAGTGGGTGTTTGAAGATGGATGGCTTAAACAGTTTTTGAAAAAACTAAAAGAGTCAAACATAGAGACTGGCCTATTTGGAGACTTCTTTAAAAACGAAAAACCCGCAGGCCTTGTTTATCTTGACAATGTCTCGTATGTCGAGATGGGAAAATGGTCTCTAAACAGCAACACACAGCTTATTATAGAAAAAGCAAAAGAGATACTCAATGCAAATGGATTTGATAGCGAGCTTATAGTAAGGGATGGCCAGTGGAAAAACTTTTTTGTTAAATATGAAGAGTCGAACTGGATTCACAAAAGAATGCTTGAACTCTCTTCAATTCCCTTAAGGAGAGAAAAATACAAGGATTGCATATACAGGCTTCAGACAAACGATGTGTTCTGGCATGGCGTTTTTGGTGGGATTTATTTGCCGAATTTAAGGGATAATGCATACAGATACTTAATAGAGTGCGAAAATATGCTAAGAAGAATAGATGCCATAGAGATAAGGGATACAAACATAGACGGATATGATGAAGTTAAGTTTTTCTCACCAGAAATTATAGCTATATTCGACTCAAGATACGGCGGTCAGCTTGTGGAGTTGGACGACAGAAAAACGCTGTTTAACTTTCAAAACACATTAACAAGAAGGGAAGAGCCGTATCATTACACGCTCAGATATGAAGAAGAGACAGAACATAAAGGCGCAATAGATACGATACACTCGTCAAAGATGCAGCTTGATGGCTCTCTAAGAGAGCATCTTAACTTTGACTGGTATCTGAAACGCTCATTTATAGACCATATAACAAACCAGTGGCTCAATCAGGAGAATTTTTACAAGTGCAACTTTAGGGAGTATTCGGATTTTGCCAATCAACCGTTTGAGTATTCTAAATACGATGACGGTATAGAGTTTTTCAGAAACGGTGGTATATACGAAGAGACAGGAAGTTTTAAGGCTTATCTGAGCAAAAGATTTACAAAGAGAAAAAACGGGTTTGAATTTGATATACTGCTTGAAACAGAAAGCAGAAATGGTTATCTATATTTTCTTGAGTTAAATCTGCACTTTGCCGACTATTCGAAGGTAAAAATAGACACAAAAGGGTTTAACGGAAACTATGAAGAGAGCGGCATAGGTATGTTTGTCATAGAAGACGGCTTTACAAATAGACTGATAAGATTCAGGCTTGACAACATGTTTAAACTAATAGTTGTGCCGTTAAACACAATCTCAAAGAGCGAGAAGGGTTTTGAGCTTACAACCCAAGGTTTGAGTTTTGCTATTGTATTGCCGTTTAGCAGGAGTTTAAAACTAAAAGGAGAGTTGGAATTAAGCTATGTCTGA
- the glgA gene encoding glycogen synthase GlgA codes for MKILMVASEFGSFAKTGGLADAVYGLSKALSNKNHEVAVVLPRYYIIDKRELKDFGFAFKVNMGVLGDISFGVFEKRLSKNLRLWFVDYELFFGRKGLYDDENGNPYTDNGIRFVFLSKAALEVAKRLNFKPDIVHAHDWHAAFVNALIKTKYKDDSFFKDTSSVLTIHNLQHQGLFDASLMNVMDIGWQHFNPFEFEALGMVNLLKGGIKFSDAISTVSRRYAEEIQTPQFGFGLDEHLKAHSCRLFGIINGVDYELWNPSTDRYIPKNYDMDSLENKIDSKRKLQEFFSLEKSDKPLIGFIGRLYEQKGIQLIIEAFDRMMQMNLEFVLLGSGKKWAEEFFKEKAEQYKGKFGCFIGYSEELAHLIEAGSDMFLMPSAFEPCGLNQIYSLRYGTIPIVHAVGGLVDTVENFDAQNEKGTGFVFYSFDTSALLNTLKWALDIYNDKYTFANLQRRAMSVRFDWQTQSEKYIKLYEFAKIYRSLKDG; via the coding sequence ATGAAAATCTTAATGGTTGCAAGCGAGTTTGGAAGCTTTGCCAAAACGGGCGGACTTGCAGATGCTGTATATGGACTTTCAAAGGCTCTGTCGAATAAAAACCACGAAGTTGCTGTTGTTTTGCCAAGATATTACATAATCGACAAAAGAGAGCTTAAAGATTTCGGCTTTGCATTTAAAGTCAATATGGGAGTATTGGGAGATATATCCTTTGGCGTATTTGAGAAAAGGTTAAGTAAGAATTTGAGACTGTGGTTTGTTGATTATGAGCTGTTCTTTGGCAGAAAGGGCTTATACGACGATGAAAACGGAAACCCTTACACCGACAATGGCATCAGGTTTGTCTTTTTAAGCAAAGCGGCACTTGAAGTGGCAAAAAGGCTTAATTTCAAGCCAGACATAGTCCATGCACACGATTGGCATGCAGCTTTTGTAAATGCACTCATTAAGACAAAATACAAGGATGATTCGTTTTTTAAGGATACATCATCTGTTTTAACCATTCACAACCTTCAGCATCAGGGTCTATTTGATGCAAGCTTGATGAATGTGATGGATATTGGTTGGCAGCACTTTAACCCGTTTGAGTTTGAAGCTTTGGGAATGGTTAATCTGCTTAAGGGCGGCATAAAGTTTTCAGACGCCATATCAACGGTAAGCAGAAGATATGCAGAAGAGATACAGACGCCGCAGTTTGGATTTGGGCTTGATGAACATCTAAAGGCACACTCATGCAGGCTGTTTGGCATCATAAATGGCGTTGATTATGAGCTTTGGAATCCTTCAACTGACAGATACATACCCAAAAATTACGATATGGATAGCTTAGAGAACAAAATAGACTCAAAAAGAAAACTGCAGGAGTTCTTCTCGTTGGAAAAAAGTGATAAGCCGCTTATAGGCTTTATCGGAAGATTGTATGAACAGAAAGGAATTCAGCTTATTATCGAAGCGTTTGATAGGATGATGCAGATGAACCTTGAGTTTGTTCTGCTTGGAAGCGGCAAAAAGTGGGCTGAAGAGTTTTTTAAAGAGAAGGCAGAGCAGTATAAAGGCAAATTTGGTTGTTTTATAGGATATTCAGAAGAGCTGGCTCATCTGATAGAAGCTGGCTCGGATATGTTTTTGATGCCTTCTGCGTTTGAACCGTGCGGTTTAAATCAGATATACTCGCTAAGATACGGAACAATCCCGATTGTTCATGCTGTTGGTGGTCTTGTCGATACGGTTGAAAATTTTGATGCTCAAAACGAAAAGGGTACGGGTTTTGTGTTTTACTCGTTTGACACTTCTGCTCTTTTAAATACGCTCAAATGGGCTTTGGATATTTACAACGATAAATATACATTTGCCAATCTTCAAAGAAGGGCTATGTCTGTAAGGTTTGACTGGCAAACACAGTCAGAGAAGTATATAAAACTTTATGAGTTTGCAAAGATTTACAGGTCTTTAAAAGATGGTTGA
- the lptB gene encoding LPS export ABC transporter ATP-binding protein encodes MLKCVGLKKSYKKKMAVNNVNIEAKEGEIVGLLGPNGAGKTTTFYMIAGLIRPDDGRIFMEDEEITHLPMYKRAQKGLSYLPQEPSIFRGMTVEENIYAILEFVYKDEKTRKLILEKLLEDLNIAHIRKTPAYAVSGGERRRVEVARALATKPKFILLDEPFAGIDPIIVDELKEIIKNLKNRSIGIIITDHNVREILDIVDRAYLLFDGKIVREGRPDELIRDEEVIDMYLGKSFCV; translated from the coding sequence ATGTTAAAGTGTGTGGGGCTAAAGAAAAGCTATAAAAAGAAAATGGCTGTTAATAATGTGAATATAGAAGCAAAAGAAGGTGAAATTGTTGGGCTTTTGGGACCAAATGGCGCTGGCAAAACAACGACATTTTACATGATTGCTGGACTTATAAGGCCAGACGATGGAAGGATATTTATGGAAGATGAAGAGATAACACATCTGCCGATGTATAAAAGGGCACAAAAAGGACTCTCCTATCTGCCGCAGGAACCGTCAATCTTCAGGGGCATGACAGTTGAAGAAAATATTTACGCCATACTTGAGTTTGTTTATAAAGACGAGAAAACAAGAAAACTAATACTCGAAAAGCTGCTTGAAGATTTAAACATTGCCCATATAAGAAAAACACCAGCTTATGCCGTATCCGGTGGCGAGAGAAGAAGGGTTGAAGTTGCAAGAGCCTTAGCAACAAAACCAAAATTCATACTGCTTGACGAACCGTTTGCAGGTATAGACCCAATAATCGTTGACGAGCTCAAAGAGATAATAAAAAACCTAAAAAATAGAAGCATAGGCATAATCATAACAGACCACAATGTTAGAGAGATATTAGACATTGTTGATAGAGCTTATCTGTTGTTCGATGGCAAAATTGTAAGGGAAGGAAGGCCTGATGAATTAATAAGAGACGAAGAAGTCATAGATATGTATTTAGGCAAGAGTTTCTGCGTATGA